The genome window TAATGAAAAAATATTGAAGAGCGCAAGCCCGGTGTTTATTCCGCCCCGAGTGAGAGGTCATACAGGCGATACGTTCGATAGCGTTCGGCTCCCAAAAGTTTGGCTGCCCGTTTCATCAGCTCATTGTCTTCCAGGACCCACGATATCTCGGCCCATGTATAGCCTTTTTCGACTCCGCGCCGGAATGTTTCCAGGTAGAAGATATTGTCTATTCCACGTTTCTGATACTCATGCTCGATACCCATCGTGAGGATACGAGCAGAATCGATCTTGTTCTTGATCTTCGTGTGCCAGAACAGCTTGAGGGCGCCAAAAGGAAACAGCCGGCCGTTGGCATAGGGTAAAACCTGGTAAACATTCGGCAAGGCCATAGAAAAACCGATCGGGTTGCCATCGACCTCGGCAATGAACACCAGGTCCGGGTCGACGATTTCTTTCATGTCCCGGGCGATATGTGCGAACTCATCGTAAGGCAATGGTACAAATCCCCAGTTTTTGCTCCAGGCATTATTGTAAATCTTGTTGACGACCTTCAGTTCCTGTTTAAACTTTTTCATGTTGATATTGCGGACTTTGACGTTCTCTTTTTCGCGGATTTTGTCGACAATCCGCACTATACGTTCGGATGGTTCATTTTCCTGCGTGATCTTATAAGCGTACAGGTCCTTGACTTTCCTGAATCCGAATTTTTCCGCGAAATCAATATAGTATTTGGGGTTATAGGGCATATTGATGACCGGCGGGCTGTCGAAATCATCAACAATGAACCCGATCTCGTAGTTGGTCGAGAAATTGGTCGGCCCGCGCATCACGCTCAACCCCTCTCGT of Candidatus Zixiibacteriota bacterium contains these proteins:
- a CDS encoding N-acetyltransferase — encoded protein: MSYENVEIIEVKSSADMNRFIKFPYDLYKDDPNWVPPLLSERRAFFDKGQNPFFRYSRVKYFMARKEGEIAGRIASIVNFNHNQFHEDSVGFFGFFECIEDYEVADVLFRVALIELKREGLSVMRGPTNFSTNYEIGFIVDDFDSPPVINMPYNPKYYIDFAEKFGFRKVKDLYAYKITQENEPSERIVRIVDKIREKENVKVRNINMKKFKQELKVVNKIYNNAWSKNWGFVPLPYDEFAHIARDMKEIVDPDLVFIAEVDGNPIGFSMALPNVYQVLPYANGRLFPFGALKLFWHTKIKNKIDSARILTMGIEHEYQKRGIDNIFYLETFRRGVEKGYTWAEISWVLEDNELMKRAAKLLGAERYRTYRLYDLSLGAE